A single genomic interval of Syntrophobotulus glycolicus DSM 8271 harbors:
- a CDS encoding dihydroorotase, which translates to MWWIKNVHLVDPAQGISGIRDILVKDGLVREVSEDIPANRAQEILGADSPEEIGLVDGQGKYLFPGLVDVHVHLREPGFEDKEDIASGSRAAVRGGFTSIMAMANTSPVVDHRALAEFVLRQGQRAGKARVYTAAAVTKGLRGEELVEMMDLKEGGVSAFSDDGKGIQSAEMMRLALEYAKLTGLPVVAHCEDESLAAGGAIRKSETSARLGFKGIPAGSESVMVVRDVILAGETGGKLHIAHVSTKESVEAIRTGKARGLDITAEVNPYHLIFTCEDVTLTDTSYKVNPPLPSKEDQEALWQGILDGTIDMLATDHAPHTREEKARPFGEAPFGINGLETALAAVWQAFVAKGILSVEKLIELWSLNPARRFGWEAGTLKPGHPADMVLFDPERREVIDPAGMESRSVNTPYLGREMRGLPEMTWVAGKLVMKDRRVI; encoded by the coding sequence AGACGGGCTGGTAAGAGAAGTTTCTGAAGACATCCCGGCAAACAGGGCTCAGGAAATCCTGGGCGCGGATTCGCCTGAGGAGATCGGGCTTGTAGACGGTCAGGGAAAGTATTTGTTTCCCGGCCTGGTGGATGTCCATGTTCATTTGCGCGAGCCGGGATTTGAAGACAAGGAAGATATCGCAAGCGGCTCCCGGGCTGCCGTGCGGGGAGGCTTTACCTCAATTATGGCCATGGCCAATACTTCGCCGGTTGTAGATCACCGGGCTCTGGCTGAATTTGTGCTGCGGCAGGGCCAGAGAGCGGGAAAAGCCAGGGTCTATACGGCCGCAGCGGTGACCAAGGGACTGCGGGGAGAAGAGCTTGTGGAGATGATGGATCTCAAGGAAGGCGGAGTATCGGCTTTCTCTGATGACGGCAAGGGGATTCAGAGCGCGGAAATGATGAGGCTGGCCCTGGAGTATGCCAAGCTGACCGGGCTGCCGGTCGTTGCCCATTGTGAGGATGAATCACTGGCGGCCGGGGGAGCCATACGGAAAAGCGAGACAAGTGCGAGGCTGGGGTTTAAAGGAATTCCGGCCGGTTCGGAAAGTGTGATGGTGGTCCGGGATGTGATCCTGGCCGGGGAAACCGGCGGTAAATTGCATATTGCCCATGTTTCCACCAAAGAAAGTGTGGAGGCGATTCGGACAGGCAAGGCCCGGGGCTTGGATATTACGGCTGAGGTCAACCCTTATCACCTCATATTTACCTGTGAGGATGTGACCCTGACGGACACATCATATAAGGTTAACCCGCCCCTCCCTTCAAAAGAAGACCAGGAGGCCCTTTGGCAGGGTATCCTGGACGGGACGATCGATATGCTGGCGACTGACCATGCTCCCCATACCAGGGAGGAAAAGGCCCGGCCGTTTGGAGAAGCCCCTTTTGGCATCAATGGTTTGGAGACAGCTCTGGCGGCGGTATGGCAGGCCTTTGTAGCCAAAGGGATTCTTTCTGTGGAAAAATTGATTGAATTATGGTCTCTGAATCCGGCGCGCCGCTTTGGCTGGGAGGCAGGGACGTTGAAACCCGGACATCCTGCGGATATGGTGCTTTTTGATCCGGAGCGCAGGGAAGTGATCGATCCGGCCGGGATGGAATCCAGGAGCGTCAACACGCCGTATTTGGGCAGGGAAATGCGAGGTCTGCCCGAGATGACCTGGGTGGCGGGCAAGCTGGTGATGAAGGACCGCAGGGTCATTTAA